Genomic DNA from Thermobifida alba:
GCCGGGACCGGGACGGGGAGGTGGGGTGGGGGGCGAGGATGAGGAAGATCGGGAATCGGTGGTCACGATCTCTGTGATGCCTTTCTTGATTGCTTGGTTATGTACTATTCCGACTCCCGGGTATGGATGGTCCGTTTCATGAATTTTGGCCACTTGTGGCCGTGGTGATCATCGATTCTTTCGAATGCCTCGATGTCCGGATATCGCAAAAGAGGCGGTCCTGATCCCCACGACCGGTCGGGAGCTTCCCGGAGCGCGGACATCCGCGCAGTTCGGCTCGGGGAGCAGGGCGGCTGGGCAGCGGTTTCCGGTCCGATAGCGTCAAACCGTGAAGCCCTTCAGCCCCCCGGTCGAAAGATTCATCCAGGACCTGCCGAAGGTGGAACTCCACGTCCACCTCGAAGGGTCGATGAGCCCGCCGGTCTTCCTGCGGCTCGTCGAGAAGCACGGGATTCCCGGACTCCCGAGAACCCCCGAGGAAGTGGCGGCCCACTACGAGTTCCGCGACTTCGCCCGCTTCATCGAGGTCTACGTCGCCTCGGTGCGGGTGCTGCGCGACGAGGAGGACTTCGCGCTGCTCACCGTGGACGCGGCGCAGCGGCTCGCCGCCCAGAACGTCCGCTACGCCGAGGTGCACATCAGCCTCTACAACCACCTGTCCCGCGGCATCCCCGCCGCCGTGGTCTTCGCGGGAGTGGAACACGGGCGGCGGGAGGCCGAACGCCGCCACGGCATCAGGCTGCGCTGGATTCCCGACTTCCCCGGCGACTACGGGGCGGAGGCCGGGGAGCAGACGCTGGACGCGGTGCTCGCCGACGGTCCCCCCAGCGTCGTGGGCTTCGGCGTGGGCGGAGTGGAGGTCGACCGGGCCCCCTTCCGGGAGGTCTACGACCGGGCCCGGGCCGCCGGGCTGCACAGCCTGCCGCACGCGGGGGAGACCGGCGGGCCGCAGAACGTGTGGACGGCGCTCACCCTCCTGGGCGCCGAGCGCATCGGGCACGGCATCGGCAGCATGGCGGATCCGCGTCTGGTCGACCACCTGGGCAGCGAGCGCATCCCGTTGGACGTGGCGCCCACGTCCAACGTGCGCACCCGGGCGGTCGCCGACATCGCGGAGCACCCGTTGCCGCGCATGCTGGAGGCGGGCCTGGTGGTCACCCTGAACTCCGACGACCCGCCCATGTTCGGCACCGACCTGGTGAACGAGTACCGGACCGCCTACGCGCTCGGTCTGGACCTGCCGGACCTGGCCCTGCTGGCCCGCAACGGGGTCGCGGCCTCCTACCTCGACGCCGCGGCCAAACGCGAGTTGGCCGCACAGGTCGACGCGGTCCTGGCGGCCGCGCGGCGGGGGTGAGGGTCGGCTCCGGAGGACGGCCGGGACGCACGGCGCGCCCCGGCCGGCTCAGACGGCCGGCTCGCCGGGTTCGGCGGTCAGGTTGATCCCGCTGCACTGCTCCCGGTAGCCCTCGAAGCTCGCCACGCCCTGGGCGACGGCGGACTCGTCCTCGTGCAGGATCGGGATGCCGCCCTGGATCTGGCCGGGCAGCCACTCGTCGTCGACGATCTCGTCGCCCTGGAGGGTGAGGCGGAGCACACCGGTCTCGGCGGTGGGGCCGTTGAAGTTGTAGAAGACGAAGTTGCCCAGACCGTAGTGCACGTAGGCATCGCCCATGTACCCGCCCGGACTGACCACGTGCGCGTGCCCGCCCACCACGGCGGTGGCGCCGGCGTCGATGAGCTGCCGGGCGAGGTCGGGGGCGTGCGGCAGCGGGCAGTGGTCGCCCTCCAGGCCCCAGTGCAGGAACACGATGACGGCGTCGGCCTCGGCGCGGGCCTCCTCGACGGCCCGGAGCGCGTGGGGCAGCATCTCGCCCTTGGTGGAGGCCAGGCCGGGTTTGCCCTCGCCCGCGGTCCACTCGGGGATCAGGTGGTCGTCCAGCACGTCGGTGGCGCCGATGATGGCCAGGGTGTTCCCGTTGACCTCGAAGAACTCGGGCTCGTAGGCCTCGGCGAGGTCGCGGCCCGCCCCGATCACCGGGAAGCCCGCGGCCTCGGCGTTGTCGAGGGTGTCGAGCAGGCCGTCGGTCCCGTAGTCCATGCCGTGGTTGTTGGCCACGGTCACCACGTCGATCCCGGCCGACTCCAGGGCGGTGAAGGCGGTGGCCGGGGCGCGGAACACGAACTGCTTGCCGGGCGCGGGGGTGCCGCCGTCGGTGACGGCGGTCTCCAGGTTGACCACGCTGACATCGGCCTCCTGGAAGACTTCGGCGACCGGTCCCATCGCGGTGGCCGGATCGGCGTCCAACCGCTGTCGGAGCATTCCTTCGAACATGACGTCACCGCCGATCGCGACGGTGTACGGCTCCTTGGGGGGTTCGGCGGAGGCGGACGGCGAGGGTTCGGCGGCGGTGTCGGGCCGGTCCGCGGCGGCGGGCTCCTCGGAGTCCGACCCGCAGGCCGTGGCGAGGAGGGCCGTGGTCAGCAGCAGCGCACCGAAGCGGAGCGGACGACCGTGAGGGAGGAACGTCGGGGAAAGCGGGGTCACACGTGTCTCCTGAGAGGCTGGTTCGGCCGACATGGGTAGGACGCGGGGAGCGGGCCGACCGTTGTGAGAAGCTCGGGTGATGAATCTGATTTGTTACATATGTCGGACTTGGCGTCGTCAAAACGCACCAGTGCCGCTACCAAGAGTAGCGATGTCGCGACGGAGGGTCGGGCACCCTGGGGCAAGCCGGCGACATGCTGCACAATAAAATTGATGTATTCGTTTTCTTGATCAATTCCAGGTAGTTCCCTGGGGTGTGGAGCCATGGACGACGCCGTTTCCCTCCGTGCGGCCGGGCTGCGGGTGACCGCCGCCCGCCTGGCGATCCTCGACGCGGTCCGCCAGGGGAACCACCTGGACGCCGACCGCGTGGCGCGCGCTGTCCGGGAGCAGGTCGGACACGTGTCGACCCAGGCGGTCTACGACAGCCTGCACGCTCTCACCGCGGCCGGACTGCTGCGCCGCATCGAACCCGCCGGCTCCCCCGCACGGTACGAGACCCGTGTGGGAGACAACCACCACCATCTGGTCTGCCGCGCCTGCGGTGAGGTGACCGACGTCGACTGCGTGGTGGGGGAGGCCCCGTGCCTGACGCCGTCGCAGGCGCACGGCTACGCCGTCGACGAGGCCGAAGTGGTGTTCTGGGGGACCTGCCCCGCCTGCCAGTCGGCGCGGCGGGACTGACCACCTGCCCGACCGGGCTGGTTCCGCGCCGTGGGCGCCCCGGCCCGGGAACACCGGCCGCGCCGACGCCCCCGGTCGTGTTCCGGTTCCCGAGGGCACCGGCGGCCCGGGAGGCGCGTCGTCAAGTGCTGGACCGGAGTCCGCTCCGATCCGGTGGGCGGCGCTGTCGAGAACCGTGATTTCGGTTTTCCGGGCGATTTGCCCCAAACCTGGGAAAGTCCCTCCTCCGCTGTAGTTGCGGATGATTTCCGGCATTCCCTCCAAAGAGGGCGGTTGCCGGTCCGTTGTGGGGAACTCGGCGACATACGTGCTGGTGAGAGAGGTTCTGGCGGAATACGGGGATGTTTCGGGGAAGGCGGGGAGAAAAATCTCCCGGCCGTCCCGTGAAATCTTCAAAAGCTCCCTCGGAAACCCTCACGGAAACCCAACGAGCTGCTAACGTTGCGGTCTGTCAGCGGCCCTGAGTGGACCATGCTCTTTTCTGGTGGGTCCACCGTCGACCGGTCAGGTCGCCCCCGCCGCTGGAAAGACAACCTCAAGCTTTGGATGTCGGGCCGTGGTTCACCGATCCCGCTCACGGTGACTCTTTGTGCTCTGTCATTCGCTCCGGGTAGCAGTTAGCGAAAGGTCATACCGGAACATGCGTAAGACGATGCTCGCCTCGACCGCCGTGCTCGTGACAGGGCTGGCGGCCGGGATCGCCTCCCCCGCCGCTGCGGACCAGATCGCCAGCGGCAACACCATCACCATTCCGGTGGACGTCGCCCTCGACGTCTGCGGCAACACCATCACCGCTGTCGGCGACGCCGAGGCCGCGTGCCAGAAGTTCATCGAAGCCCTCCAGGAGTCGTCCGGCGCGGAGGCCGACACGAGCCAGTCGGGGGAGGGCGACAGCCTCGCCAGCGACAACACCATCACCATTCCGGTGGACGCCGCCCTCGACCTCTGCGGCAACACCGTCGCCGTCCTCGGCGACCCGGCCGGAGCCTCCTGCACCACCGTCGTCGAGGCGCTGCAGGAGGCGTCCGACGACTCCGGGAGCCAGGAGATCCGCCAGGAGAGGGGAGAGGCCGGCGGCTCCGGTGACAGGATCCTCAGCGGCAACGAGGTCAACGTCCCGGTCGACGCCGACGTCGACGTCTGCGGCAACGCGGTCGCCGTCCTGGGCTCCGGCGGGGCCGAGTGCGAGGAGCGGACCCAGGTGACCGAGGAGACGGGGACCGAGGAGACCGAGGCTCCCCGCAGGGACGCGGAGAAGCCCGCCGAGGACGCCGAGGCCCCGGTGAACACCGCGTCCAACGACCGCACCCTTCCGGTGACCGGTGCGGCCCTCGGCGGTCTGGTCGCCGCCGCGGTCGCCGCCCTCGGCGGTGGCGGCGCGGCCATGTACCTCGCCCGCCGGAAGAAGGCCGCGGCCAAGAACTGAGTTTCGTCCCCTCCGAATTCCGTGCCCCCCGGCCATCGGCCGGGGGGCACGTGCCATGTTCGGGAAAGGCGAG
This window encodes:
- a CDS encoding Fur family transcriptional regulator encodes the protein MDDAVSLRAAGLRVTAARLAILDAVRQGNHLDADRVARAVREQVGHVSTQAVYDSLHALTAAGLLRRIEPAGSPARYETRVGDNHHHLVCRACGEVTDVDCVVGEAPCLTPSQAHGYAVDEAEVVFWGTCPACQSARRD
- a CDS encoding CapA family protein gives rise to the protein MTPLSPTFLPHGRPLRFGALLLTTALLATACGSDSEEPAAADRPDTAAEPSPSASAEPPKEPYTVAIGGDVMFEGMLRQRLDADPATAMGPVAEVFQEADVSVVNLETAVTDGGTPAPGKQFVFRAPATAFTALESAGIDVVTVANNHGMDYGTDGLLDTLDNAEAAGFPVIGAGRDLAEAYEPEFFEVNGNTLAIIGATDVLDDHLIPEWTAGEGKPGLASTKGEMLPHALRAVEEARAEADAVIVFLHWGLEGDHCPLPHAPDLARQLIDAGATAVVGGHAHVVSPGGYMGDAYVHYGLGNFVFYNFNGPTAETGVLRLTLQGDEIVDDEWLPGQIQGGIPILHEDESAVAQGVASFEGYREQCSGINLTAEPGEPAV
- a CDS encoding chaplin, with product MRKTMLASTAVLVTGLAAGIASPAAADQIASGNTITIPVDVALDVCGNTITAVGDAEAACQKFIEALQESSGAEADTSQSGEGDSLASDNTITIPVDAALDLCGNTVAVLGDPAGASCTTVVEALQEASDDSGSQEIRQERGEAGGSGDRILSGNEVNVPVDADVDVCGNAVAVLGSGGAECEERTQVTEETGTEETEAPRRDAEKPAEDAEAPVNTASNDRTLPVTGAALGGLVAAAVAALGGGGAAMYLARRKKAAAKN
- the add gene encoding adenosine deaminase, which gives rise to MKPFSPPVERFIQDLPKVELHVHLEGSMSPPVFLRLVEKHGIPGLPRTPEEVAAHYEFRDFARFIEVYVASVRVLRDEEDFALLTVDAAQRLAAQNVRYAEVHISLYNHLSRGIPAAVVFAGVEHGRREAERRHGIRLRWIPDFPGDYGAEAGEQTLDAVLADGPPSVVGFGVGGVEVDRAPFREVYDRARAAGLHSLPHAGETGGPQNVWTALTLLGAERIGHGIGSMADPRLVDHLGSERIPLDVAPTSNVRTRAVADIAEHPLPRMLEAGLVVTLNSDDPPMFGTDLVNEYRTAYALGLDLPDLALLARNGVAASYLDAAAKRELAAQVDAVLAAARRG